Part of the Sinorhizobium sp. BG8 genome, TCGAAATCCTTGGCCCATATGCCGATCATGAAGCCGAACAGGCTGAACGTCACCGCCGTCAGCACGAAGAAGAGGATCATCATCAGCGGATGCGCGATGGTGATGTCGACGAAAAGCGACGCGGTGGCGAGAATGATCGTGCCGACGATCAGCCCCTTTGTCGCGGCCGCCCCCACATAGCCGATGACGATCTCGATCATCGAGATCGGCGCCGAGAGGATCTCGTAGATCGTCCCGGTGAACTTCGGGAAATAGATGCCGAAGGAACCGTTGCCTATGCACTGGTTGAGAAGCGTCAGCATGATCAGTCCCGGCGCTATGAAGGCGCCGTAGGGCACGCCCTCGACCTCCTGCACGCGCGAGCCGATCGCCGCGCCGAAGACGATGAAATAGAGCGAGGTGGAGATAACAGGCGATACGACGCTCTGCAGCAGCGTGCGCCGTGTCCGTGCCATCTCGAATGCATAGATCGAGCGGATTGCCTCGATGTTCATCGCTTCTCCCCCACGAGTTCGACGAAGATGTCCTCGAGTGAGCTCTGGTCCGTCGCCACGTCTTTGACACTGAGGCTTGCCGCAGAAAGCGAGCCCAGCAGTTCCGCAATCCCCGCGCGCTCGCCGGTCGGGTCGTAGTCGTAGACGAGGCGGCGCCCGTCGTCCGAGAT contains:
- a CDS encoding ABC transporter permease; protein product: MNIEAIRSIYAFEMARTRRTLLQSVVSPVISTSLYFIVFGAAIGSRVQEVEGVPYGAFIAPGLIMLTLLNQCIGNGSFGIYFPKFTGTIYEILSAPISMIEIVIGYVGAAATKGLIVGTIILATASLFVDITIAHPLMMILFFVLTAVTFSLFGFMIGIWAKDFEQLNLIPMLVVPPLVFLGGSFYSVNMLPPFWQTVSHFNPVLYLVSGFRWSFFEIADVNPAISLAMVVAFLLACLAVTAWIFKTGYKLKN